One window from the genome of Malus domestica chromosome 01, GDT2T_hap1 encodes:
- the LOC103434522 gene encoding uncharacterized protein, whose amino-acid sequence MATSNPSVCLKLLIDTKGKRVLFAEAGKDFVDFLLTILSLPLGTVIRLLSKDGMVGSLGKLYGSVESLSSTYMQPHFNKESLLKPKATATSDVGADVLHMLTIDDSSAEKSIYGCRNCCCNYSNRPIVVTDDPKATCPHCRSSITSPATFVHRSAAERTTSGEGGYVKGVVTYMIMDDLEVKPMSTISSVTMLNTFNVKDVGALEEKEVHLTMEEGVKLLRVSLLSNLVLTTVFLDKNEA is encoded by the exons ATGGCAACCTCCAATCCAAGTGTTTGTTTGAAGCTCCTCATCGATACAAAGGGTAAACGAGTTCTCTTTGCTGAAGCTGGCAAAGACTTTGTGGACTTTCTCCTCACAATCCTGTCTTTGCCTCTTGGCACTGTCATCCGCCTCCTCTCCAAAGATGGCATGGTTGGCTCGTTAGGCAAGCTTTATGGCAGTGTCGAAAGCCTAAGCAGCACATACATGCAACCACACTTTAACAAGGAATCCCTTCTGAAACCTAAGGCAACTGCAACAAGTGATGTTGGTGCTGATGTCCTTCATATGCTGACGATAGATGACTCCTCTGCTGAAAAGTCAATCTATGGTTGTCGTAATTGTTGTTGTAATTACAGCAACCGGCCAATCGTTGTAACCGACGACCCTAAAGCCACTTGTCCGCACTGCCGTTCAAGCATAACTTCACCGGCGACTTTTGTCCATCGATCCGCTGCTGAAAGAACAACGTCCGGCGAGGGAGGGTATGTGAAAGGTGTTGTGACTTATATGATTATGGATGACCTGGAGGTGAAGCCTATGTCTACCATTTCAAGCGTAACCATGCTCAACACGTTCAACGTCAAGGATGTCGGTGCCCTTGAAGAGAAGGAGGTCCATCTTACCATGGAAGAG GGTGTCAAATTGCTGAGGGTATCATTGCTGTCAAACTTGGTTCTGACCACCGTGTTCCTTGATAAGAATGAAGCGTGA
- the LOC139194355 gene encoding uncharacterized protein, with protein sequence MATSNPSVCLKLLIDTKGQRVLFAEAGQDFVDFLLTILSLPLGTVIRLLSKDGMVGSLGKLYGSVESLSSTYMQPHFNKESLLKPKATATIDVGADVLQMLTIDDSSAEKSIYGCRNCCCNYSGWPIVVTDDPKATCPRCRLSITSPATFVHRSTAERTTSGERGYVKGVVTYMITDDLEVKPLSSISCITMLNRFNVKDVGALEEKEVHLTMEEGVKLLRVSLQSNLVLTTVFLDKNETCMELPID encoded by the exons ATGGCAACCTCCAATCCAAGTGTTTGTTTGAAGCTCCTCATCGATACAAAGGGTCAACGAGTTCTCTTTGCTGAAGCTGGCCAAGACTTTGTGGACTTTCTCCTCACAATCCTGTCTTTGCCTCTTGGCACTGTCATCCGCCTCCTCTCCAAAGATGGCATGGTTGGCTCGTTAGGCAAGCTTTACGGCAGTGTCGAAAGCCTAAGCAGCACATACATGCAACCACACTTTAACAAGGAATCCCTCCTGAAACCTAAGGCAACAGCAACAATTGATGTTGGTGCTGATGTCCTTCAAATGCTGACGATAGATGACTCCTCTGCTGAAAAGTCAATCTATGGTTGTCGTAATTGTTGTTGTAACTACAGCGGCTGGCCAATCGTTGTAACCGACGACCCTAAAGCCACTTGTCCGCGCTGCCGTTTAAGCATAACTTCCCCGGCGACTTTTGTCCATCGATCCACTGCTGAAAGAACAACGTCCGGCGAGAGAGGGTATGTGAAAGGTGTTGTGACGTATATGATTACGGATGACCTGGAAGTGAAGCCCTTGTCTAGCATTTCATGCATAACCATGCTAAACAGGTTCAACGTCAAGGATGTCGGTGCCCTTGAAGAGAAGGAGGTCCATCTTACCATGGAAGAG GGTGTCAAATTGCTGAGGGTATCGTTGCAGTCAAACTTGGTTCTGACCACCGTGTTCCTTGATAAGAATGAAACGTGCATGGAGTTGCCCATAGATTAG